A single genomic interval of Deinococcus betulae harbors:
- a CDS encoding SIR2 family protein — MNLDQFIHAYQGRKEALKSLLVQGQPLLFVGAGVGANLYPVWTKLIRELISEAEITLTKEQSQLSDPEKAWIVKQSNRLAYKKVVRRHFSKRQNTDERVLTPLERFNFRGIITTNYDDALSRRFRHYGFETVTTNQLHLRLLSEAQRYIFHIHGRIIEDEPEEADLDIVLAQDEYAKYYLDSDVIPDFLKTAIGQYAMVFIGVSFSDKHVVDVLKKYIAQERSLDASGDSPIRYALMPIELEKHDKLKKRILDFDYIEEKEEELERLGIIPVWFQRGDNFRGLSDLLETWAESLKVQNKGIRETSPEKP; from the coding sequence ATGAACCTGGATCAGTTCATTCATGCCTATCAAGGGCGGAAAGAGGCTCTGAAGAGTCTCCTCGTCCAGGGACAACCTCTCCTTTTTGTTGGTGCTGGCGTTGGTGCCAACTTGTACCCAGTCTGGACCAAGCTTATACGCGAGCTCATCTCAGAAGCGGAAATAACGTTGACGAAAGAGCAGAGTCAGTTATCGGATCCGGAGAAAGCCTGGATCGTGAAGCAAAGTAATCGGTTAGCATACAAAAAAGTTGTCAGAAGGCACTTTTCTAAGCGTCAGAATACCGATGAGCGAGTCCTCACTCCATTAGAAAGGTTCAACTTTAGAGGCATTATCACGACGAATTATGATGATGCTCTTTCCCGCCGCTTTCGCCATTATGGGTTTGAGACGGTGACTACGAACCAACTACATCTCCGTCTCTTATCCGAAGCTCAGAGATACATTTTCCATATTCATGGGCGAATTATTGAAGACGAACCTGAGGAAGCCGACCTAGATATAGTTTTAGCGCAAGATGAATATGCAAAATATTATTTAGATTCTGACGTAATCCCAGACTTTCTTAAGACTGCAATTGGTCAATATGCAATGGTATTCATAGGGGTTTCATTTAGTGATAAGCATGTTGTTGACGTATTAAAGAAATATATCGCTCAGGAGAGGTCTTTAGATGCCTCTGGCGATTCACCTATAAGATATGCCCTCATGCCTATAGAGCTTGAAAAGCACGATAAGCTAAAGAAGCGTATCCTTGATTTCGATTACATTGAAGAAAAAGAGGAAGAGTTAGAGAGATTGGGCATTATCCCTGTATGGTTTCAGCGGGGGGATAATTTTAGAGGACTCAGTGATTTATTGGAAACATGGGCAGAATCTTTAAAAGTTCAGAATAAAGGAATTCGAGAGACAAGCCCGGAGAAGCCATGA
- a CDS encoding AAA family ATPase, with product MIAVTGLLVDRAADGILVRDAQGVTAAWIGAIPEAHPGDYLTATGAVLRDRTLAVQGVRVLAKADDLARAFLQHAVKGVGPRLAQMLVSQGGARLLDRLAEGEMPEDLPDRLHRPVREACQSPTREAFATLHLLGLSAPQVLTVIRAWGSGAAARLSSRPFDALELGLPFPVLDRVHSTLGGTPDDPARHAALAYHAVQRASLEHGHMRLPTPQVLFSLQDTSALSAAEAQRAITTPLLTHHAGHLYLPARCREEQDLAGALRRLLRAAPRGELMMPAKGPLSTEQYGALSLAQRYPVTVLTGGPGTGKSTTLRALAQMLSRGHLALAAPTGKAAARLSDTTGREAQTLHRLLGAGARGFTFHGKNPLPLDALVIDEASMIDTALLLAVLDAVSAGTRVVLVGDVDQLPPIAPGLPLQALLGTVPTTHLTRIYRQAQDSPIVTLAYDIGDGERLVPETLPLPFTELQDAQTAARLALDVGAQLLAPTRRGPLGTQALNAAARQLSGRSGGFQVSDGQAGVGDPVVCTRNLYGPGVMNGMMGVVTGESEEHGGTLTVQFDETELAFSGSARAALMPAYALTVHRAQGSEWPAVAVVLHGSHGGMLSRTLAYTAVTRAKETLLLLGELEAWNQAITHPTPPRHCGLEERLHI from the coding sequence ATGATCGCGGTCACTGGCCTGCTGGTTGACCGCGCGGCCGACGGCATTCTCGTGCGCGACGCCCAGGGCGTCACGGCCGCCTGGATCGGCGCGATTCCTGAAGCCCACCCCGGCGATTACCTCACCGCCACCGGCGCGGTGCTGCGCGACCGCACCCTGGCGGTGCAGGGCGTGCGGGTCCTGGCCAAGGCGGACGACCTTGCCCGCGCTTTTTTGCAGCATGCCGTCAAAGGGGTGGGTCCCCGGTTGGCCCAAATGCTGGTGAGTCAGGGGGGCGCGCGGCTGCTGGACCGCCTGGCGGAGGGCGAGATGCCCGAAGACCTGCCGGACCGGCTGCACCGCCCGGTGCGGGAGGCCTGTCAGAGCCCCACCCGCGAAGCGTTTGCCACGCTGCACCTGCTGGGCCTCTCGGCGCCCCAGGTGCTGACCGTGATCCGGGCGTGGGGGAGTGGGGCGGCCGCCCGCTTGTCGAGTCGGCCGTTCGACGCCCTGGAGCTGGGCCTGCCGTTTCCAGTGCTGGACCGGGTCCACAGCACGCTGGGAGGGACGCCGGACGACCCGGCCCGGCACGCGGCCTTGGCCTATCACGCCGTGCAGCGCGCGTCCCTGGAACACGGCCATATGCGCCTGCCGACCCCGCAGGTGCTGTTCAGCTTGCAGGACACGAGTGCGCTGAGTGCGGCTGAAGCGCAGCGGGCCATCACGACGCCGCTGCTGACCCATCATGCGGGGCACCTCTACCTGCCGGCGCGCTGCCGGGAAGAGCAGGATCTGGCCGGGGCCCTGCGGCGCCTCCTGCGCGCGGCGCCACGAGGCGAGCTGATGATGCCCGCCAAGGGACCGCTGAGTACCGAACAGTACGGGGCCCTGAGCCTGGCTCAGCGTTACCCCGTCACGGTGTTGACGGGCGGCCCCGGTACAGGCAAGAGCACGACCCTGAGGGCCCTGGCGCAGATGCTGAGCCGTGGCCACTTGGCGTTGGCGGCGCCGACCGGCAAAGCAGCGGCCCGGCTGAGCGACACGACCGGCCGGGAAGCCCAGACCCTGCACCGCCTCTTGGGTGCCGGCGCGCGCGGCTTCACGTTCCACGGCAAGAACCCCTTGCCCCTGGACGCCCTGGTGATTGACGAGGCGAGCATGATCGACACGGCGCTGCTGCTGGCTGTGCTGGACGCCGTGAGCGCTGGGACGCGGGTGGTGCTGGTGGGGGACGTGGACCAGTTGCCGCCGATTGCCCCAGGCTTGCCCCTGCAGGCCCTGTTGGGCACCGTGCCGACAACGCACCTGACCCGGATCTACCGGCAGGCCCAGGACAGCCCGATTGTGACCCTGGCGTACGACATCGGGGATGGCGAGCGCCTGGTGCCCGAGACGCTGCCGCTGCCGTTTACCGAATTGCAGGACGCTCAGACGGCGGCCCGCCTGGCGCTGGACGTGGGGGCGCAGCTGCTGGCCCCGACCCGGCGGGGGCCCCTGGGCACTCAGGCCCTCAACGCGGCCGCGCGGCAACTCAGTGGGCGCAGTGGCGGCTTCCAGGTGTCCGACGGACAGGCGGGGGTCGGGGACCCGGTGGTGTGCACGCGGAACCTGTATGGCCCTGGGGTGATGAATGGGATGATGGGCGTGGTGACGGGGGAGTCCGAGGAGCATGGGGGCACGTTGACGGTGCAGTTCGACGAGACCGAGCTGGCCTTTTCGGGGTCAGCGCGGGCGGCCCTGATGCCGGCGTATGCGCTGACGGTGCACCGGGCGCAGGGGAGTGAGTGGCCCGCGGTGGCGGTGGTGCTGCACGGGTCACATGGGGGAATGTTGTCGCGGACGCTCGCGTATACGGCGGTGACGCGGGCGAAGGAGACGCTGCTCCTCCTGGGCGAACTGGAGGCCTGGAATCAGGCGATCACCCACCCCACGCCGCCCCGGCACTGCGGGTTGGAAGAGCGGCTGCATATATAG
- a CDS encoding HU family DNA-binding protein — protein MNTDFGAAEDVQAEPAGDVVIDIIPELVQGVMQATGLSEAAAEKVVELVVARLCLALQTGERIQLRALGVWWREPRAPAITWVNGCRTVTPRPSVVRFRAAPQLTAQVQLLGGPPTMGDADGSCAC, from the coding sequence ATGAACACGGACTTTGGAGCAGCTGAAGACGTCCAGGCCGAGCCTGCTGGTGACGTGGTGATCGACATCATCCCTGAGCTGGTCCAGGGCGTGATGCAGGCCACTGGCCTGAGTGAAGCTGCCGCTGAGAAGGTGGTCGAACTGGTGGTGGCGCGCCTGTGCCTGGCGCTGCAGACGGGAGAGCGCATCCAGCTGCGGGCCCTGGGCGTGTGGTGGCGTGAACCCCGGGCGCCCGCGATCACCTGGGTGAACGGGTGCCGCACGGTGACCCCGCGGCCGAGCGTGGTGCGCTTCCGGGCCGCCCCGCAGTTGACGGCTCAGGTGCAGCTGTTAGGTGGCCCACCCACCATGGGTGATGCCGATGGCAGCTGCGCTTGCTGA
- a CDS encoding acyltransferase family protein produces MSTLSSRIPAFDGLRGLLALAVVFSHVVALTFFPWSGGPAPTPVQAAGWSLGAPAVDTFFVLSGWVVALSLQRRPAVWPYLLARLRRLAPLGLLGAALGLLIARPLAQALPDGLAPFGLLPALTEPLTAADWRGTLTLGLGGWFEAGRVNAPLWSLAVELYASVLLPGVVVLVQRIGWPLLPLSLPLSLGAGLLLFWPAQLLPLFVLGVCLALHPLTLPRRRLLWVGVLGLLVLLSRLLVPTDEHLYRWVSGLGAAGVLLAVQGLRPRVLLAPWAQWLGARSFALYATHLPVLVAAVWLLWPVFGVTAAGLIGVPLSLLAAHLVHRVVDRLPAAFHPLARRTSAPGG; encoded by the coding sequence ATGTCCACGCTGTCGTCCCGGATTCCCGCCTTCGACGGCCTCCGGGGGCTCCTCGCCCTCGCGGTGGTTTTCAGCCACGTCGTGGCGCTGACCTTCTTCCCCTGGAGTGGTGGGCCCGCGCCCACGCCGGTGCAGGCCGCCGGATGGTCGCTCGGGGCCCCCGCCGTCGACACCTTTTTCGTGCTGAGCGGCTGGGTGGTCGCCCTGAGCCTCCAGCGCCGCCCCGCCGTCTGGCCGTACCTGCTGGCCCGGCTGCGGCGCCTAGCACCCCTCGGCCTGCTGGGTGCCGCCCTGGGCCTCCTGATCGCCCGGCCACTGGCCCAGGCCTTGCCGGACGGCCTGGCGCCGTTTGGCCTGTTGCCCGCCCTGACCGAGCCGCTGACGGCCGCCGACTGGCGCGGCACGCTGACCCTCGGTCTGGGCGGCTGGTTTGAGGCCGGGCGCGTGAATGCGCCTCTGTGGAGCCTGGCCGTCGAGCTCTACGCCAGCGTGCTGCTGCCCGGCGTGGTGGTGCTGGTCCAGCGGATCGGCTGGCCCCTGCTCCCCTTGAGTCTGCCCCTGAGCCTGGGGGCCGGACTGCTGCTGTTCTGGCCGGCCCAACTCCTGCCCCTGTTCGTGCTGGGGGTGTGCCTCGCGCTGCACCCCCTGACGCTGCCGCGCCGCCGGCTGCTGTGGGTGGGCGTGCTGGGCCTGCTGGTGTTGCTGTCTCGCCTGCTGGTGCCCACCGACGAACACCTCTACCGCTGGGTCTCAGGGCTGGGCGCGGCCGGCGTGCTGCTGGCGGTTCAGGGCCTGCGGCCGCGCGTGCTGCTGGCCCCCTGGGCCCAGTGGTTGGGCGCGCGCAGCTTCGCGCTGTACGCCACCCATCTCCCCGTCCTCGTGGCCGCCGTCTGGCTGCTGTGGCCGGTCTTCGGGGTCACGGCCGCTGGGCTGATCGGCGTGCCGCTGAGCCTGCTGGCCGCGCACCTGGTGCACCGCGTGGTTGACCGTCTCCCCGCTGCCTTTCACCCCCTTGCCCGGCGCACCAGCGCCCCCGGAGGCTGA
- a CDS encoding PRTRC system ThiF family protein — protein MKHHLKFDPFALLHVTVVGAGGTGSHLVVLLTELHKCIQALGGKGLMVTVYDPDEVSETNVLRQNYHRQDIGRNKAVTLVSRVNFACGTGWVARPVAFTGGELVARSDYSAATPQVLFTCTDQNAARRQIGAAFGRAGKGYWIDTGNTRSTGQVLLSEPKSKAPHLPSPLVEYAEQLAHDDLDAPSCSALEALTRQDLMVNREVAVKAAGLLWRLLRNGELSHRGVIINAHDGYTLPKPIEAGMVPEYAAPPVGLIPAEAPPTPAAPQVTPKRRTTPRKAAAA, from the coding sequence GTGAAGCATCACCTGAAATTCGATCCCTTTGCGCTGCTGCACGTCACGGTCGTGGGGGCAGGCGGCACCGGCTCTCACCTGGTGGTGCTGCTCACCGAACTGCACAAGTGCATTCAGGCGCTGGGCGGTAAGGGGCTGATGGTCACCGTGTACGATCCGGATGAGGTGAGCGAAACCAACGTGCTGCGCCAGAACTACCACCGCCAGGACATCGGCCGCAACAAGGCGGTCACCCTGGTGTCGCGGGTGAACTTCGCGTGCGGCACAGGGTGGGTCGCCCGGCCCGTCGCCTTCACGGGCGGTGAGTTGGTGGCCCGCAGTGATTACAGCGCGGCCACCCCGCAGGTCCTGTTCACCTGCACGGACCAGAACGCGGCGCGCCGCCAGATTGGCGCAGCCTTCGGGCGCGCGGGCAAGGGATACTGGATCGACACCGGCAACACCCGCTCAACCGGTCAGGTGCTGCTGAGTGAACCGAAGAGCAAAGCGCCACATCTGCCCAGTCCCCTGGTGGAGTACGCCGAGCAGCTGGCCCACGACGACCTGGACGCGCCGAGTTGCAGCGCCTTAGAAGCCCTGACCCGCCAGGACCTGATGGTGAACCGGGAAGTGGCGGTGAAGGCGGCTGGACTGCTGTGGCGACTGCTCCGGAACGGCGAACTGAGCCACCGGGGCGTGATCATCAACGCCCACGACGGGTACACCCTGCCCAAGCCCATTGAGGCCGGCATGGTGCCGGAGTACGCGGCGCCGCCTGTGGGTCTGATTCCCGCCGAGGCGCCGCCCACACCCGCGGCCCCCCAAGTCACCCCCAAACGGCGCACCACACCGCGCAAAGCGGCGGCGGCGTGA
- the yidD gene encoding membrane protein insertion efficiency factor YidD, translated as MNTLNAVALGSIDLYQRWLSPLKGFRCAHAALFGGESCSAAVRRVVSEQGLVGGRAAIAARFGTCRQAYGHLAAARPTGGRVQGVCCCGPVPIPFRCG; from the coding sequence ATGAACACCCTGAACGCCGTGGCCTTGGGATCTATCGACCTCTATCAGCGCTGGCTCTCGCCTCTCAAAGGATTCCGCTGTGCGCACGCTGCACTGTTCGGAGGAGAGTCCTGTTCAGCGGCGGTGCGGCGGGTGGTCAGTGAACAGGGCTTAGTGGGCGGCCGCGCGGCCATCGCGGCGCGGTTCGGGACCTGCCGGCAGGCTTATGGCCACCTGGCCGCTGCCCGGCCAACAGGCGGACGGGTTCAGGGCGTGTGTTGCTGCGGCCCCGTGCCTATTCCATTCCGGTGTGGCTAG
- a CDS encoding S8 family peptidase, which yields MTNDALIPTRPTHIILFRYLMPGNVRLLTEVLQAQPLPGPSARSSRAVLSTASGVQAQVYRSLGVATATLDARQVSELQVLGDVLAIFPNQERRIPEGPELQATQVNAVPTEDTFAQIGLQSGGDAPTGRGVKVAVLDTGVDLSHPDLTVLPGNAVSFVASEPTADDLHGHGTHCAGVVAGSATPASGRRYGVAPDVTLLVAKVLDASGFGTDDQIIDAIDWAVDQGAEILSMSLGSVRGAGVPYNAPYELIARRLLDQGVLMVAATGNDSHRPTWTAPVQDPAACPSILGVAAVDHRDRVASFSCGNVDGIGAVDLAAPGVGILSAWPGGGVHRISGTSMATPHVAGVAALYAERNPALSGRALWSALTGRARAVPGLAPADVGAGIVQAP from the coding sequence ATGACCAACGATGCCCTGATCCCCACGCGGCCCACCCACATCATTCTCTTTCGCTACCTGATGCCTGGAAACGTCCGTCTGCTGACCGAGGTGCTTCAGGCCCAGCCCCTGCCAGGCCCCAGTGCCCGCAGCAGCCGCGCTGTGCTGAGCACCGCCAGTGGCGTGCAGGCGCAGGTCTACCGTTCGCTGGGGGTGGCCACCGCCACCCTAGACGCCCGGCAGGTCAGTGAATTACAGGTTCTGGGCGATGTGCTGGCCATCTTCCCCAATCAGGAGCGCCGCATCCCTGAAGGGCCAGAGCTCCAGGCCACCCAGGTGAACGCCGTGCCCACCGAGGACACCTTCGCGCAGATCGGCCTCCAGTCCGGGGGCGACGCCCCCACCGGCCGAGGGGTCAAGGTGGCGGTGCTGGACACAGGGGTGGACCTGTCTCATCCCGATCTGACCGTGCTGCCGGGCAACGCCGTGAGTTTTGTCGCGAGTGAACCCACGGCGGACGATCTCCACGGGCACGGCACCCACTGCGCCGGCGTCGTTGCCGGGAGTGCCACGCCCGCCAGCGGCCGGCGGTACGGCGTGGCCCCGGACGTGACGCTCCTGGTGGCCAAGGTGCTGGACGCCTCTGGATTCGGCACCGATGACCAGATCATTGACGCGATTGACTGGGCGGTGGATCAGGGGGCCGAGATCCTCTCGATGAGCCTGGGCTCGGTTCGCGGGGCGGGTGTGCCGTATAACGCGCCCTATGAACTGATCGCCCGCCGCCTGCTCGACCAGGGCGTCCTGATGGTGGCGGCCACCGGCAATGACAGTCACCGGCCGACCTGGACCGCACCGGTGCAGGATCCGGCGGCCTGTCCGTCCATTCTGGGGGTGGCGGCCGTGGACCACCGCGACCGGGTGGCCTCCTTTTCCTGCGGCAACGTGGACGGGATTGGGGCGGTGGACCTGGCGGCGCCGGGGGTGGGCATCCTGAGTGCCTGGCCCGGCGGGGGCGTGCACCGGATCAGTGGCACCAGCATGGCGACGCCGCATGTGGCGGGGGTGGCGGCCCTGTATGCCGAGCGGAACCCCGCCCTGAGCGGCCGGGCGCTCTGGTCGGCGCTGACGGGCCGCGCCCGCGCCGTGCCCGGTCTGGCCCCGGCAGATGTGGGGGCGGGGATCGTCCAGGCGCCTTGA
- a CDS encoding DUF6283 family protein gives MTSTPDHPAAAGVTNIRPAGPDHQVVEVHGRARHPHRPSPCRTCPWRVDATGEFPAEAFRHSAPTAYDMSDRVFACHVAGAARPRPCAGFLLRGADHNLAARLMHLRGDVGPLSDGGHALHDSYRAMAVANGVDPDDPVLVPCRP, from the coding sequence ATGACGTCCACCCCTGACCATCCCGCCGCGGCTGGCGTAACGAACATCCGGCCCGCCGGCCCGGACCACCAGGTCGTGGAAGTGCACGGCCGGGCCCGCCACCCACACCGGCCCTCGCCCTGCCGCACCTGCCCCTGGCGGGTGGACGCCACCGGCGAGTTTCCGGCTGAAGCCTTCCGCCACAGCGCCCCGACCGCGTACGACATGAGTGACCGCGTGTTCGCCTGCCACGTGGCCGGCGCGGCCCGGCCCCGGCCGTGTGCGGGCTTCCTGCTGCGCGGGGCCGACCACAACCTCGCCGCGCGCCTGATGCACCTCCGGGGCGACGTGGGGCCGCTTAGCGACGGCGGTCACGCCCTGCATGACTCCTACCGGGCCATGGCGGTGGCCAACGGCGTTGACCCGGACGACCCGGTCCTCGTCCCCTGCCGGCCTTGA
- a CDS encoding DUF2227 family putative metal-binding protein, whose product MPSGRIHTLINAGVMTAGAAAAGLLGVPLTSPEALAVFTGVFCGTVLITPDLDMAHVRVDAQRAWGPLGWLWWPLLSVSKHRGVSHTWVRGPLIRLGYIGTVLGLLALLVRVLWEAAGGAWPPLTVPADLRRPGVLAAAGAGYWAAQALHLVADRIPLTWTRL is encoded by the coding sequence ATGCCGAGTGGGCGCATCCATACCCTCATCAATGCTGGGGTCATGACTGCTGGCGCGGCCGCCGCCGGGCTGCTGGGCGTGCCGCTCACCAGTCCAGAGGCGCTGGCGGTGTTCACCGGGGTCTTCTGCGGCACCGTGCTCATTACGCCGGACCTCGATATGGCCCACGTGCGCGTCGACGCCCAGCGCGCCTGGGGCCCGCTGGGGTGGCTCTGGTGGCCGCTGCTGAGCGTCAGCAAACACCGGGGGGTGAGCCACACCTGGGTGCGGGGGCCCCTGATTCGCCTGGGCTACATCGGGACCGTGCTGGGCCTGCTGGCGCTGCTGGTGAGGGTGCTCTGGGAGGCTGCCGGTGGGGCCTGGCCGCCGCTGACCGTGCCGGCCGACCTGCGCCGCCCTGGGGTGCTGGCGGCGGCCGGCGCCGGGTACTGGGCGGCGCAGGCCCTGCATCTGGTGGCCGACCGCATTCCTCTGACCTGGACACGGCTGTAG
- a CDS encoding acyltransferase family protein, translating to MCALSAPLPAAARDPGLDGARGLAALAVVLSHIAALTYVPWGPRAPTPAEFALWHLGAPAVDLFFVLSGFVVARSLVRRPQVGAYLQRRWARLAPVAYAAVGLGLLARQAAQAAPPGFSLLVTDHLRQALSPQDLWGALTLSLPALDANRLNPPLWTLVVEVQAALLMPLLTKAARWPWTLALLLPCAVSAALHGWTQALYLPLFLLGAVLARRAWRLPQWAALPGLLLGLGVLLQRHVTGSDDPFVRYLTAPGAALVVLALTSGAAGRLLAAPAAQWLGRVSYSLYASHFPLLLTGAVLGSRLGWPPAVGAVLALPGCALAALLIHRYLEQPMVRRLSPSSPVPAQTVA from the coding sequence ATGTGCGCCCTGTCTGCTCCTCTCCCTGCGGCGGCGCGGGACCCTGGTCTGGACGGCGCCCGTGGCCTGGCCGCGCTGGCCGTGGTCCTCAGCCACATCGCCGCACTGACCTACGTGCCCTGGGGCCCGCGGGCCCCGACGCCTGCTGAATTTGCCCTCTGGCACCTGGGGGCGCCGGCCGTCGACCTGTTCTTCGTGCTCAGTGGATTTGTGGTCGCCCGGAGTCTGGTGCGCCGCCCGCAGGTGGGGGCCTACCTGCAGCGCCGCTGGGCCCGGCTGGCCCCCGTGGCCTACGCCGCCGTCGGCCTGGGGCTCCTGGCGCGGCAGGCCGCACAGGCCGCGCCGCCGGGCTTCAGCCTGCTGGTCACCGATCATCTGCGCCAGGCGCTGAGCCCCCAGGACCTCTGGGGGGCGCTGACGCTCAGCCTGCCCGCCCTGGACGCCAACCGCCTGAACCCGCCGCTCTGGACGCTCGTGGTCGAGGTGCAGGCGGCGCTGCTCATGCCGCTCCTGACCAAAGCCGCCCGGTGGCCCTGGACGCTGGCCCTGCTCCTCCCCTGCGCGGTCTCGGCGGCGCTGCACGGCTGGACCCAGGCGCTGTACCTCCCGCTGTTCCTGCTGGGGGCCGTGCTGGCCCGCCGCGCCTGGCGCCTCCCCCAATGGGCGGCCCTGCCGGGCCTCCTGCTGGGTCTCGGGGTGCTGCTGCAGCGGCACGTCACGGGAAGTGACGACCCCTTCGTCCGGTACCTCACGGCCCCCGGGGCCGCGCTGGTGGTGCTGGCCCTGACGAGCGGCGCCGCGGGGCGCCTGTTGGCCGCCCCCGCCGCGCAGTGGTTGGGGCGCGTGAGTTACAGCCTGTACGCGAGCCACTTTCCGCTGCTGCTGACCGGCGCGGTGCTGGGCAGCCGCCTGGGGTGGCCGCCGGCCGTAGGCGCGGTCCTGGCCCTGCCGGGCTGCGCCCTTGCCGCCCTGCTGATTCACCGCTACCTTGAGCAGCCCATGGTGCGCCGCCTGTCTCCATCCTCTCCTGTTCCTGCCCAGACGGTGGCCTGA